Below is a genomic region from Pseudomonas sp. JQ170C.
GAAACGGCCGATGCCCGTTCACTGATCTTCGATGTGCCCGAGCACCTGGCCGAGCGCTTTCGCTACCAGCCCGGGCAGTTTCTGACCTTGCGCATCCCTTACGGCGACGACTGGCTGCCGCGTTGTTATTCGCTGTCGAGCACGCCGCTGCTGGACGAGCCGCTGCGGGTCACGGTCAAGCGTGTGCGCGACGGGCGTGCCTCGAACTGGTTGTGCACCGATCTGCAGGAAGGCCAGACCGTGCAGGTGCTGCCACCGGCCGGGGTGTTCGTGCCGCGCAACCTGGACGGCGACCTGCTGTTGTTCGGCGGCGGCAGCGGGGTGACGCCGGTGCTGTCGATCCTGCGCTCGGCATTGCTGGCCGGGCAGGGACGCATTCTGCTGATCTACGCCAACCGTGACGAAAGCTCGGTGATCTTTCGCGACGAGTTGCGCTTTCTCGCCAATGCCCACCCGGAACGCTTGCAGATCGTTCACTGGCTGGACTCGGTGCAGGGCATTCCGCTGGCTGCGCAACTGGCGGCACTGGCGCAACCGTTCCTGGATGCCCAGGCCTTTATCTGCGGCCCCGGGCCGTTCATGGACACCGCCGTCAGTGCGCTGAAAAGCCTGGGCGTGCCCAGTGAGCGGGTGCATGTCGAGCGCTTTGTCTCCTTGCCTGGCGAAAGCGAGGTGGCCCATGTGGTCGCCAGCGAGGCGGCGGTAGCCGCGCAACTGGCGGTGCGCCTGGATGGCGAGGATCACACCCTGGCCTGTGACAGCGGCGAGACCCTGCTGGCGGCAATGGAGCGGGCTGGCCTGAAACCGCCAAGCGCCTGCCGCGTCGGGGGCTGTGCCTCGTGCATGTGCACCCTGGAAAGCGGCGATATCGAGCTGTTGATCAACGATGCGCTGGACGCCGACGAACTGGCCGAGGGCTGGATCCTGGCCTGCCAGGCCGTGCCGACCAGCGCGAACCTGCGAATCCGTTTTCCTGAGTGATGCCGATGAACGAAATGACTTCACCGCGGGTCGATGCACCCACCACCATCGCCCGGCTGCTGTTCGACAGCGCCCGGCGTTTTGCCGGGCGCACGGCCATTGAAGACGAGGGCGTGTGCACCGATTACGCCGAGCTGCCGGCCCTGGCCCTGACCGTCACCCGTGGCCTCATGGCCCTGGGTATCCAGCCCGGCGACCGGGTGGCGGTGTGGGCGCCCAATGGCCGCGACTGGATCATCGCCGCCCTGGGCATTCAGTGTGCAGGCGCCGTGCTGGTGCCGATCAACACCCGCATGAAAGGCACCGAGGCGGCCGACGTCCTGGCGCGCAGCGGTTGTCGGGTGCTGTTCGTGCAGCAGCGTTTTCTCGAGGTGGATTACCCCTCGATGCTTGAGGCCCATCGCCCCGACACCCTCGAGCACCTGGTGGTGTTCGCCAGCGACTCGCCCCGCGCGGCCTGTGACCTCAGCTACGAGCAGTTTGTCGCCGGGGCCGCGACCGTCGAGGTGCTCAAGGCCGAGCGCCGGGCCCTGGCGGTGCAGCCGGAGGCGGTCTGCGATCTGCTGTTTACCTCAGGCACCACCGGCAAGCCCAAGGGCGTGATGAGCGGCCATGGGCAGTGCCTGCGCGCCTTCAGTGAATACGTGCGGGTGATCGGCCTGGTGCCGGGCGATCGCTACCTGATCGTCAACCCGTTCTTCCATGCCTTTGGCTACAAGGCCGGCTGGCTGACCTGCCTGATTGCCGGGGCGACCATCCTGCCCCA
It encodes:
- a CDS encoding ferredoxin--NADP reductase; its protein translation is MNDFVALRVARVVEETADARSLIFDVPEHLAERFRYQPGQFLTLRIPYGDDWLPRCYSLSSTPLLDEPLRVTVKRVRDGRASNWLCTDLQEGQTVQVLPPAGVFVPRNLDGDLLLFGGGSGVTPVLSILRSALLAGQGRILLIYANRDESSVIFRDELRFLANAHPERLQIVHWLDSVQGIPLAAQLAALAQPFLDAQAFICGPGPFMDTAVSALKSLGVPSERVHVERFVSLPGESEVAHVVASEAAVAAQLAVRLDGEDHTLACDSGETLLAAMERAGLKPPSACRVGGCASCMCTLESGDIELLINDALDADELAEGWILACQAVPTSANLRIRFPE